One segment of Ureibacillus thermophilus DNA contains the following:
- the yidC gene encoding membrane protein insertase YidC, with protein sequence MKKLTLFILFGISLFVLSGCQAVENQEGFFYHTFVKPMDWLLNTFGEWFGGSYGLAIIAITIIIRLILMPFMLRNYRQQSIMKSKMDIIKPKMDEIQEKLKKATTKEEQMKIQQEMLALYREHNINPLNLGCLPILIQMPIIMGLYFAIRYSDEVLSHKFLWFNLGNPDFIITAIAGLVYFIQAKVSLWTVPEAQKQQMKIMVYISPIMIVIISLSSMAALPLYWSVSGLLLIFQTYLGRKYYSEHPAKETN encoded by the coding sequence ATGAAAAAATTAACGTTGTTTATACTTTTCGGCATTTCGCTATTTGTATTATCAGGGTGCCAAGCAGTTGAAAATCAAGAAGGGTTTTTCTATCACACCTTTGTTAAGCCAATGGATTGGTTATTGAATACGTTTGGTGAATGGTTTGGCGGCAGTTACGGGTTGGCTATTATCGCCATTACTATCATCATTCGTCTTATTTTGATGCCTTTCATGTTGCGCAATTATCGCCAACAATCCATTATGAAATCCAAAATGGATATCATTAAACCAAAAATGGATGAAATTCAAGAAAAATTGAAAAAGGCAACAACAAAAGAAGAGCAAATGAAAATTCAGCAAGAAATGTTAGCCTTATACCGCGAACACAATATCAATCCATTGAATCTAGGATGCTTGCCGATTTTAATTCAAATGCCAATTATCATGGGATTATATTTTGCCATCCGCTATTCTGATGAAGTATTATCCCATAAATTTTTATGGTTTAACTTAGGAAACCCTGATTTCATCATTACTGCCATTGCAGGGCTTGTTTATTTCATACAAGCAAAAGTATCATTATGGACAGTCCCTGAAGCTCAAAAACAACAAATGAAGATAATGGTATATATTTCACCGATTATGATTGTCATCATTTCGCTTTCTTCCATGGCTGCTTTGCCATTGTATTGGTCTGTCAGCGGATTGTTGCTTATTTTCCAAACATATTTAGGAAGAAAATATTATTCAGAACATCCAGCAAAAGAAACCAATTAA
- a CDS encoding helix-turn-helix transcriptional regulator, whose product MQLQQHSISETISKRYFQEIDSINQYNGIEEFFNIESKLLFEIFHLEAEKAKKSLHEIIDILSIRFGKQVIKEIRNYFMTLSSIVARKLMENQVPSKKAFAFNVACVDMIQNKMKDAEFLQFADELIDFYVSFIADRKQPTFRHQTVNKVIMYINDELENDLTVESIAQKFHISTSHLSRIFREHVGITLVEYLNVRRVEESQYYLRHTNKSITSISEQFHFCNQSYFTRIFKKYTGVTPKHFRDELHHEFFRFEFPETANVEKEK is encoded by the coding sequence ATGCAATTACAGCAACATTCAATTTCTGAAACGATTTCAAAGAGATATTTCCAAGAAATTGATAGCATAAATCAATATAACGGAATTGAAGAATTTTTCAACATTGAATCAAAATTATTATTTGAAATATTTCATTTAGAGGCGGAAAAAGCAAAAAAATCATTGCATGAAATCATTGATATTTTATCCATCCGTTTTGGAAAGCAAGTTATTAAAGAAATAAGAAATTATTTTATGACTCTTTCGTCTATCGTTGCAAGAAAGCTGATGGAGAACCAGGTTCCCTCGAAAAAGGCCTTTGCCTTTAATGTTGCTTGCGTTGATATGATACAAAATAAAATGAAGGATGCAGAGTTTCTGCAATTTGCCGATGAATTAATCGACTTTTATGTAAGTTTTATTGCCGATAGAAAACAGCCTACTTTCCGCCATCAAACAGTCAATAAAGTGATTATGTACATAAATGATGAATTGGAAAATGACTTAACTGTAGAGAGTATAGCTCAAAAATTCCATATTAGTACGAGCCATCTTTCCCGCATCTTCCGCGAGCATGTAGGAATCACTTTAGTAGAGTATTTAAATGTAAGAAGAGTGGAAGAATCGCAATATTATTTGAGACATACGAATAAAAGCATCACATCGATTTCTGAACAGTTTCATTTTTGCAATCAAAGTTATTTTACTCGGATTTTTAAGAAGTATACGGGAGTTACGCCAAAGCACTTCAGAGATGAATTGCATCATGAATTCTTTCGATTCGAATTTCCGGAAACAGCAAATGTCGAAAAGGAAAAATAA
- a CDS encoding LytTR family DNA-binding domain-containing protein has translation MDPKEIEEIMDVIKDFFPENTSIAISDTKEYIYYQPSKLIDLKIKPGDPIKEGSAAFKAIHYGKKINTYIESDVFGVPYYGMSIPLITEGEIKGAVTAIFPHKPSPFLTNYITIKIDDCWYPIKHNEVVYLETQLRKTFVKTMDKEGFHRLNLSDLELFLPNDHFIRCHRSYIVNIDYIDEIQPDSHSTFLLVMRDGTRIPVSQRYASYFRRSLGF, from the coding sequence GTGGATCCTAAAGAAATAGAAGAAATTATGGATGTCATAAAAGATTTTTTCCCTGAAAATACATCCATCGCTATTTCAGATACAAAAGAATATATATATTACCAACCGAGTAAACTGATAGACTTAAAAATTAAACCTGGTGATCCTATAAAAGAAGGTTCAGCTGCCTTTAAAGCCATTCATTACGGTAAAAAAATTAACACTTATATTGAATCTGATGTTTTTGGTGTCCCTTATTACGGCATGAGTATTCCTTTAATTACAGAAGGAGAAATTAAAGGGGCAGTCACTGCTATTTTCCCTCATAAACCATCACCATTTTTAACAAACTACATCACAATTAAAATTGATGACTGCTGGTACCCAATTAAACATAACGAAGTGGTTTATTTAGAAACACAACTTCGCAAAACTTTCGTTAAAACAATGGATAAAGAAGGATTCCATCGCCTAAATCTTAGCGATCTTGAACTTTTCCTACCTAATGACCATTTTATTCGCTGCCATCGTTCCTATATTGTTAATATAGATTATATTGATGAAATTCAACCGGATTCCCATTCAACATTCCTTTTAGTGATGAGAGATGGTACAAGAATCCCGGTTAGCCAAAGATACGCAAGCTATTTCCGCCGTTCATTAGGTTTCTAA
- a CDS encoding acetyl-CoA hydrolase/transferase family protein, translated as MDSIIEKRIGVPKLRDRIVSAEEAAALIPDGAVVGLSGFTRAGDAKVVPMALVERAKKEKFKIDVYTGASLGPEVDHYLAEAGVIRKRGPYQGEKAMRNLINKGDILYVDAHLSHNAELVRQGIIGPIKYAVIEVCAITEDGLLIPTTSVGNSPIFAQYAENIILELNISHSDTLIGIHDIYVPGPQGKREPIPITNANQRIGEIGIRVDLDKIKAIVISEEPDAPSLIVPPDEETRRMADLLLDFFRSEIKAGRLTNELMPIQSGVGSVANAVLDGFKESEFENLQVYSECLQDAVFNLIDAGKVNFASATSITLTAEAQQKVYGNIEKYADKICLRPQEISNHPEVVRRLGLISINAALEVDIYGNVNSTHVAGTKMMNGIGGSGDFARNARLTVFVTKSYAKGGAISSIVPMVSHVDHTEHDVDVIVTEQGIADLRGLAPKERVPLIIENCAHPDFKDQLWDYYNRAVEATGNSQTPHILEEALSWHVNLLKNNTMKK; from the coding sequence ATGGATTCAATCATCGAAAAACGAATTGGCGTACCAAAGCTAAGAGACCGCATTGTTTCTGCTGAAGAAGCAGCAGCCCTTATCCCAGATGGTGCAGTAGTAGGTTTAAGCGGCTTTACACGTGCCGGGGATGCAAAAGTTGTACCAATGGCGCTTGTTGAACGAGCTAAAAAAGAAAAATTCAAAATCGATGTATATACAGGTGCTTCCCTTGGACCTGAAGTAGACCATTATTTAGCTGAGGCGGGCGTTATTCGCAAACGTGGGCCATACCAAGGTGAAAAAGCGATGCGCAACCTTATCAATAAAGGGGATATTTTATATGTAGATGCCCATCTTTCCCACAATGCCGAATTAGTTCGCCAAGGAATCATCGGCCCTATTAAATATGCCGTTATCGAAGTTTGTGCAATTACTGAAGACGGATTATTAATTCCGACAACTTCTGTAGGTAACTCACCGATTTTCGCTCAATACGCTGAAAATATTATTCTTGAATTAAATATTTCACATTCTGATACATTAATCGGTATTCATGATATTTATGTACCAGGCCCGCAAGGTAAACGTGAACCGATTCCTATTACAAATGCAAATCAACGCATCGGTGAAATAGGTATCCGCGTTGACCTTGACAAAATTAAAGCGATTGTCATTTCCGAAGAGCCAGATGCTCCTTCATTAATCGTACCGCCAGATGAAGAAACACGAAGAATGGCAGATCTATTGCTTGACTTCTTCCGTTCTGAAATCAAAGCTGGACGCTTAACAAACGAATTGATGCCAATCCAATCAGGTGTAGGTTCAGTAGCAAACGCTGTATTGGACGGCTTTAAAGAATCTGAATTCGAAAATCTGCAAGTATACTCTGAATGTCTACAAGACGCAGTATTTAATTTGATTGACGCTGGAAAAGTAAACTTTGCATCAGCAACATCCATTACTTTAACTGCTGAAGCACAACAAAAAGTATATGGCAACATTGAAAAATATGCGGATAAAATTTGCTTACGTCCACAAGAAATTTCCAACCACCCAGAAGTTGTGCGCCGACTCGGATTAATTTCAATCAATGCTGCTCTTGAAGTGGATATTTATGGTAACGTAAACTCTACACACGTAGCAGGTACAAAAATGATGAACGGTATCGGCGGTTCCGGCGACTTCGCCCGAAATGCTCGCCTAACAGTATTCGTTACAAAATCTTATGCAAAAGGCGGCGCTATTTCATCCATCGTTCCTATGGTTTCACACGTTGACCATACAGAACATGATGTCGATGTAATCGTGACTGAACAAGGTATTGCCGATTTACGCGGTCTTGCTCCAAAAGAACGTGTGCCATTGATCATTGAAAACTGTGCACATCCAGACTTCAAAGATCAATTATGGGATTACTATAACCGCGCCGTTGAAGCAACAGGCAATTCCCAAACACCTCATATCCTTGAGGAAGCATTAAGCTGGCATGTAAATCTATTGAAAAATAATACAATGAAAAAATAA
- a CDS encoding GNAT family N-acetyltransferase translates to MEFKLVERGTNYFAFEYEQDGEMLAEITWNLRDGIMDMTHTFVSPKLRGQGMAKKLLERAAEYAREHQYKMNPICSYVVAEFQKGEYDDIKA, encoded by the coding sequence ATGGAGTTTAAACTTGTAGAAAGAGGAACAAATTATTTTGCCTTTGAGTATGAACAAGATGGGGAAATGTTGGCAGAAATAACATGGAACCTGCGGGATGGAATTATGGATATGACCCATACTTTCGTCTCACCAAAACTGCGCGGCCAAGGGATGGCAAAAAAATTGCTTGAACGGGCAGCAGAATACGCAAGGGAACATCAATATAAAATGAATCCAATCTGTTCCTATGTAGTGGCAGAATTCCAAAAAGGCGAATATGACGATATCAAAGCGTAA
- a CDS encoding DUF1002 domain-containing protein gives MKRWLSLLAAFCLVLSFIPGQVFAETKAINEKLGVPIVVYGANLSQSEKEAVREVLQVDKEAEVDEITVSGEDLVKYISNSNPNARMYSSAKITQEEEGKGLTVSIVTPENIKEVTSEMYANAMLTAGLKDATIEVAAPKPVTGHSALVGIYKAYEVKTGETLDVERTDVANDELQVATELADNSNITDEQVAQLLTEIKKQIAEIDPQTKEEVEQIVKDQLSKLNIQLSDADRQMLVDLMDRIRQLDIDFSQWKDQLSSLSNTIEEKLTFLQDEGFWEKVKNFFNKLIDLVSSWFTSSKEETN, from the coding sequence ATGAAGAGATGGCTTTCTTTACTAGCTGCATTTTGTTTAGTTTTGTCCTTCATTCCAGGGCAAGTATTTGCAGAAACTAAAGCAATAAACGAAAAACTAGGAGTACCTATTGTTGTATATGGAGCAAATCTTTCACAATCCGAAAAAGAAGCAGTGCGGGAAGTTTTGCAAGTAGATAAAGAAGCAGAAGTCGATGAAATTACAGTTTCAGGCGAAGACTTAGTCAAATACATTTCCAACAGCAATCCAAACGCCCGCATGTATTCTTCTGCAAAAATTACACAAGAAGAAGAAGGAAAAGGGCTTACAGTAAGCATCGTAACGCCTGAAAATATTAAGGAAGTCACTTCTGAAATGTATGCCAATGCGATGTTAACGGCAGGTCTAAAAGATGCAACAATCGAAGTAGCTGCACCAAAACCGGTAACAGGTCATTCCGCTCTTGTGGGTATTTACAAAGCATATGAAGTCAAAACAGGGGAAACGTTGGATGTAGAGCGGACAGATGTAGCTAACGATGAATTGCAAGTCGCTACGGAACTTGCAGATAATTCCAATATTACCGATGAACAAGTAGCGCAATTATTAACGGAAATTAAAAAGCAAATCGCTGAAATTGACCCTCAAACAAAAGAAGAAGTAGAACAAATTGTGAAAGATCAATTATCCAAATTAAACATTCAATTGAGCGATGCAGACCGTCAAATGCTAGTTGATTTAATGGACCGCATCCGCCAGTTGGATATTGACTTTTCTCAATGGAAAGATCAATTATCAAGCTTAAGCAACACGATTGAAGAGAAACTTACATTCCTGCAAGATGAAGGTTTTTGGGAAAAAGTGAAAAACTTCTTTAATAAACTCATTGATTTAGTTTCTTCATGGTTTACATCTTCTAAAGAAGAAACTAATTAA
- a CDS encoding CvfB family protein, translating into MKELKAGQVVELTILENRGSRWILTNGVDEIPMNSSETNAPLKVGERIKVFLFANRRGELLATTLIPQITQGTYGWAKVIKVTKEGAFVDIGTSKEVLVKAEDLPKLSSLWPKTGDHLYITLYTNRNGELFGRLITEERVSEIYEEASEQLFNKNIKARTYRLLPVGAFLLGAEVPYRIFVHRSQMEAEPRLGQDVDVRIIAVKEDGTMNGSLLPRNYERLEKDAEKIYEYLKSVGGKMPFSDESTPEEIYAMFDMSKGAFKRALGVLMKKKKVKQEDGWTEII; encoded by the coding sequence ATGAAAGAGTTGAAAGCTGGTCAAGTAGTAGAGTTAACAATCTTGGAAAATAGGGGTTCCCGTTGGATATTAACAAATGGTGTAGACGAAATTCCAATGAATAGTTCTGAAACGAATGCTCCCCTTAAAGTAGGAGAACGCATTAAAGTATTTTTATTTGCAAATCGGCGTGGCGAGTTGTTAGCCACAACATTGATACCGCAAATTACACAAGGCACTTATGGATGGGCCAAAGTAATCAAAGTAACAAAAGAAGGAGCATTTGTAGATATCGGAACTTCTAAGGAAGTCCTTGTAAAAGCGGAAGATTTGCCAAAATTGAGTTCTCTTTGGCCAAAAACTGGGGATCATTTATACATTACATTGTATACGAATCGAAACGGTGAATTATTTGGCCGCCTCATTACAGAAGAAAGAGTCAGTGAAATATATGAAGAGGCTTCTGAACAGTTATTTAATAAAAATATCAAAGCGCGGACCTATCGACTTTTGCCAGTAGGGGCTTTTTTATTGGGTGCAGAAGTACCTTACCGCATTTTTGTTCATCGTAGCCAAATGGAAGCTGAACCTAGACTCGGACAAGATGTCGATGTTCGAATCATTGCTGTAAAAGAAGACGGAACGATGAACGGATCTTTGCTTCCTCGGAACTATGAAAGACTTGAAAAAGATGCCGAAAAGATTTATGAGTACTTGAAAAGTGTGGGAGGCAAGATGCCGTTTAGCGATGAGTCGACGCCGGAAGAAATTTATGCAATGTTTGATATGAGCAAAGGGGCGTTTAAGAGGGCTTTAGGTGTTCTGATGAAGAAGAAAAAAGTGAAACAAGAGGATGGGTGGACAGAAATTATATAA
- the mntR gene encoding transcriptional regulator MntR produces MPTPSMEDHIEQIYLLIETKGYARVSDIAEALSVLPSSVTKMVQKLDKDGYLVYEKYRGLTLTPKGEKLGKRLVKRHELLEQFLRLIGVDEDKIYQDVEGIEHHLSWNSIDRIADLVQLLEEDKEIVKKLEKMKQQ; encoded by the coding sequence ATGCCAACACCAAGCATGGAAGATCATATAGAACAAATATACTTGCTGATTGAAACAAAAGGTTATGCCCGGGTGTCTGACATAGCGGAAGCTTTATCAGTTTTGCCTTCTTCTGTAACGAAAATGGTGCAAAAATTGGATAAAGACGGTTATTTAGTATATGAAAAATACAGGGGGTTAACACTAACTCCGAAGGGTGAAAAACTAGGAAAAAGGCTTGTAAAAAGGCATGAACTCCTTGAACAGTTTTTGCGTCTCATTGGTGTAGATGAAGATAAGATTTATCAAGATGTGGAAGGGATTGAACATCATTTAAGTTGGAATTCAATCGACCGCATTGCAGATTTGGTCCAGTTGTTGGAGGAAGATAAGGAAATCGTGAAAAAATTGGAGAAAATGAAACAACAATAG
- a CDS encoding late competence development ComFB family protein, with product MTGQRLVNVMEELVSGLVRFFLRSPEYQIFCNCNECEMRIVAKALNNLPPHYVVSESEREKVFNELKSPKNIEIINKEIIRAIYEAGNRRNHVV from the coding sequence ATGACAGGACAAAGGCTAGTAAATGTCATGGAAGAGTTAGTGAGCGGGCTTGTCCGATTTTTTTTACGCAGTCCGGAATATCAAATATTTTGCAATTGTAATGAATGTGAAATGAGGATTGTGGCAAAAGCACTAAATAATTTGCCGCCTCATTATGTAGTAAGTGAGTCCGAGAGAGAAAAAGTTTTTAATGAGTTGAAAAGCCCGAAAAATATAGAAATAATAAATAAAGAAATCATCCGTGCAATTTATGAAGCAGGAAATCGAAGAAATCATGTGGTTTGA
- a CDS encoding exodeoxyribonuclease III, translating into MKFVSWNVNGIRACLKKGFLDYFNQMDADFFCIQETKCQEGQVELPLDGYYQFWNDAEKKGYSGMAIFTKHPPLSVNYGVGEKECESEGRIITLEYDLFYLVNVYTPNSQRDLARLDKRLQWEDELFVYLKQLDAEKPVIYCGDLNVAHQEIDLKNAKSNIGNSGFTIEEREKMTRLLSEGFTDTFRFLYPNKTDAYTWWSYMNKVRERNIGWRIDYFIVSNCIRDAIIDSQIHSAVLGSDHCPIVLTLNEELLKTKKISI; encoded by the coding sequence ATGAAATTTGTATCTTGGAATGTCAATGGAATACGGGCTTGTTTAAAGAAAGGATTTTTAGATTATTTCAATCAAATGGATGCGGACTTTTTTTGTATCCAGGAAACGAAATGCCAAGAGGGACAAGTAGAACTGCCGCTTGATGGATATTATCAATTTTGGAACGATGCTGAAAAAAAAGGGTATTCCGGCATGGCCATATTTACAAAGCATCCTCCGCTTTCTGTTAATTATGGGGTCGGCGAAAAAGAATGTGAATCAGAAGGCCGAATTATCACATTGGAATATGATTTGTTTTATTTAGTCAATGTATATACGCCAAATTCTCAAAGGGATTTAGCCCGCTTAGATAAACGATTGCAATGGGAAGATGAGTTATTTGTTTATTTGAAACAATTGGATGCTGAAAAACCGGTCATCTATTGTGGAGACCTGAATGTAGCCCATCAAGAAATTGATTTGAAAAACGCTAAATCAAATATTGGTAATTCCGGTTTTACTATTGAAGAAAGGGAAAAAATGACTAGGCTATTGTCAGAAGGATTTACAGACACCTTTCGTTTTTTATATCCAAACAAAACGGATGCCTATACATGGTGGTCGTATATGAATAAAGTAAGAGAGCGGAATATAGGATGGCGCATCGATTATTTCATTGTTTCGAATTGTATTCGAGATGCGATCATCGATAGCCAAATTCATTCCGCGGTTTTAGGAAGTGATCACTGCCCAATTGTGTTAACATTGAATGAGGAACTTTTGAAAACCAAAAAAATTAGCATATAG
- the murB gene encoding UDP-N-acetylmuramate dehydrogenase: protein MTIDQWAKELADITSQENIKINESLKKYTMTKIGGNADILVMPETEEEVEGIVKYTHNNKIPLLILGNGSNMIVRDGGVRGIVMNLSKLNEIRIEGTEVYAQSGALIMDVSKKAAEASLTGFEFACGIPGSVGGAMAMNAGAYGGEINDVIVHSTVLTREGERLVLSKEELELGYRKSIIADKNYIVLSSLFRLEKGNKEEIDAKIADLTFKRQSKQPLEYPSAGSVFKRPPGYFAGKLIQDSGLQGKGVGGAEVSTKHAGFIINKGNATATDYIETIKMVQKVVKEKFGVELELEVKIVGED, encoded by the coding sequence ATGACAATTGATCAATGGGCTAAGGAGTTAGCGGACATTACAAGTCAAGAAAATATAAAAATCAATGAATCGCTGAAAAAATATACTATGACGAAAATTGGCGGAAATGCGGATATATTGGTGATGCCCGAAACGGAAGAAGAAGTTGAAGGGATTGTAAAATATACACACAACAATAAAATCCCCTTATTAATTCTGGGGAACGGTTCCAACATGATTGTACGTGATGGAGGCGTCCGGGGCATTGTCATGAATTTATCGAAGCTGAATGAAATCCGGATTGAAGGAACGGAAGTGTATGCCCAAAGCGGCGCGCTGATTATGGATGTTTCGAAAAAAGCGGCAGAAGCAAGTTTGACAGGTTTTGAATTTGCTTGCGGCATTCCAGGGTCTGTCGGCGGAGCCATGGCGATGAATGCCGGAGCTTATGGCGGAGAAATCAATGACGTCATTGTTCATTCAACTGTTTTGACGAGGGAAGGCGAAAGACTCGTATTATCGAAGGAAGAACTAGAATTAGGTTACAGAAAAAGTATTATTGCGGATAAAAACTATATTGTTCTTTCATCGCTATTCCGATTGGAGAAAGGGAATAAAGAAGAGATTGATGCGAAAATTGCAGATTTGACTTTTAAACGGCAATCGAAGCAGCCATTGGAGTACCCTTCAGCCGGAAGCGTCTTTAAACGTCCGCCGGGGTATTTCGCTGGAAAGTTGATTCAAGATAGCGGCCTTCAAGGAAAAGGGGTTGGCGGAGCGGAAGTTTCCACAAAACATGCTGGTTTTATCATTAATAAAGGAAATGCTACAGCGACGGATTATATTGAAACGATTAAAATGGTTCAAAAGGTTGTGAAAGAAAAGTTTGGTGTTGAATTGGAGCTAGAAGTAAAAATTGTCGGAGAAGACTGA
- a CDS encoding FTR1 family iron permease codes for MKELSTALRTLEEKENPIDETAQREEFARKITPALEQFENALATGDLEQIEAAYNTFNTKWNQNERPVRDLSTAMYGEIETQMAFIRMSIASETADITTIQEQYATLKQKIEDFIAGKETAQAVEGDYSLETLVQYIDEAIKHIGEKNYADAAASIQQFIIIWPQVEQEVSTRNGSLYTKIESDMPMLASSLMKSNVDAEHITQNLKQFKTEIELLKADTNYSFWDSAMILLREGLEALLIIVALAAFLKKSGQQAMEKWIYFGALLGVVCSIVAAVLMSTVLNSATVDSNREVLEGYIGLAAAAMMIGVGVWLHNKTSVGSWNRYISNQMNQAISTGSVVSMAAVSFLSVFREGAETIVFYIGILPKMEMSQFWLGIAMALAILAATAVVLMKMSGKIPVHKFFIVATIFIYLLAFKIIGGSMHTLQLQGRLDTTVVDGLPVLSTVGFYPTFETIIGQAVLILLILATIIYKRFIKHNAVMVRKPK; via the coding sequence TTGAAAGAATTATCTACTGCATTGCGTACCCTTGAGGAGAAGGAAAACCCGATTGATGAAACGGCGCAGCGGGAAGAATTCGCCCGAAAAATCACCCCGGCTTTGGAACAATTTGAAAACGCTCTGGCAACAGGCGATTTGGAGCAAATAGAAGCGGCATATAATACATTCAATACAAAATGGAATCAAAATGAACGTCCTGTCCGGGATTTAAGCACAGCGATGTATGGAGAAATCGAAACGCAAATGGCTTTCATCCGCATGTCGATTGCTTCAGAAACAGCGGATATTACAACAATACAAGAACAATATGCAACGTTAAAACAAAAGATTGAAGATTTTATAGCCGGAAAGGAAACGGCCCAAGCGGTGGAAGGGGATTATTCATTAGAAACCCTTGTCCAGTATATTGATGAGGCAATAAAGCACATTGGGGAGAAAAACTATGCTGATGCAGCGGCAAGCATTCAGCAATTCATCATCATTTGGCCTCAAGTGGAACAGGAAGTTTCCACACGGAATGGAAGCCTCTATACAAAAATTGAAAGTGATATGCCGATGCTCGCAAGCAGCTTGATGAAATCAAATGTGGATGCCGAACACATTACCCAAAATTTGAAGCAATTTAAGACGGAAATCGAATTGTTGAAGGCAGATACAAATTATTCCTTCTGGGATTCGGCCATGATTTTATTGCGCGAAGGATTGGAAGCTTTGCTCATCATCGTGGCATTGGCGGCTTTTCTTAAAAAATCCGGCCAGCAGGCAATGGAAAAATGGATTTATTTCGGTGCCCTTTTGGGTGTCGTATGTTCGATCGTGGCGGCAGTGCTTATGTCCACCGTTTTAAATTCGGCAACGGTGGATAGCAACAGGGAAGTATTGGAAGGATACATTGGGTTAGCCGCAGCTGCAATGATGATCGGCGTGGGAGTATGGTTGCACAATAAAACAAGTGTCGGAAGTTGGAATCGGTATATTTCGAATCAAATGAATCAAGCCATTTCCACCGGTTCGGTCGTTTCCATGGCGGCTGTCAGTTTCTTATCGGTATTCCGCGAAGGAGCAGAAACCATTGTCTTTTATATCGGAATTTTGCCGAAAATGGAAATGTCCCAGTTTTGGCTGGGGATAGCTATGGCGTTGGCAATATTGGCTGCTACGGCGGTTGTGTTGATGAAGATGTCAGGCAAAATTCCTGTGCATAAATTTTTCATTGTGGCGACCATTTTCATTTATTTATTGGCGTTCAAAATTATTGGTGGCAGTATGCACACCCTCCAATTACAAGGACGGTTGGATACGACGGTGGTGGATGGTTTGCCAGTGCTTTCAACAGTAGGTTTTTATCCAACATTTGAAACGATAATTGGCCAAGCTGTATTAATTTTGCTGATTCTTGCGACGATTATATATAAACGTTTCATCAAGCATAATGCGGTGATGGTTCGGAAACCGAAATAA
- a CDS encoding FMN-dependent NADH-azoreductase produces the protein MKNVLVIKANNRPDGISTKMFETYIEEAKKVEDINLKIYDVFEEDMPYFGQQLFDALAKQSEGKALTESEARLLAAKKKAMDLVTEAEIIVLAFPLWNLTIPAPLHTFIDYIYQAGFMFKYNEQGQLVQLLTDKKFVILNARGGYYSSPEAQPMEMSVNYIKNVLGNIAGMELLDEVIIEGHNAEPNRANEIIEEGLKRVKGSAQKLAAVTV, from the coding sequence ATGAAAAATGTATTAGTCATTAAGGCAAATAACCGACCAGACGGGATTTCTACAAAAATGTTCGAAACATATATCGAAGAAGCGAAAAAAGTGGAAGATATCAATCTGAAAATTTACGATGTTTTCGAAGAGGATATGCCATATTTTGGACAACAATTATTTGATGCATTGGCGAAGCAAAGTGAAGGAAAAGCTTTGACGGAATCAGAAGCCCGTTTGCTTGCAGCCAAGAAGAAAGCGATGGATTTGGTAACAGAAGCGGAAATCATCGTTCTTGCGTTCCCATTATGGAACTTGACAATTCCTGCTCCGTTGCATACATTCATCGACTATATTTATCAAGCCGGATTCATGTTTAAATACAATGAACAAGGGCAATTGGTGCAACTATTGACAGACAAGAAATTTGTCATTCTAAATGCCCGTGGGGGATACTACTCTTCACCGGAAGCACAACCTATGGAAATGAGCGTAAATTATATTAAAAATGTATTAGGCAATATTGCGGGTATGGAACTTCTTGATGAAGTGATTATCGAAGGCCATAACGCAGAGCCAAATCGAGCAAATGAAATCATAGAAGAAGGGTTGAAACGGGTAAAAGGTTCCGCGCAAAAATTGGCGGCTGTGACAGTTTAA